In Vitis riparia cultivar Riparia Gloire de Montpellier isolate 1030 chromosome 19, EGFV_Vit.rip_1.0, whole genome shotgun sequence, the following proteins share a genomic window:
- the LOC117908555 gene encoding BTB/POZ domain-containing protein At1g04390-like isoform X4 has translation MQKHVVHSISAFLGCISAYTCQDPLVKDTVADMIKALEGILQCNSDTVLIIAAKVALKLVRDLPSSLLQSHVLHLIQPFSSLLSSHQVKVASRCANGLNHILSYLSLKEDGVIWEILKETNAVIHIINNIQIFSKGMESIKHFQRMASLLRRVLWRWPPSRYHVWNDAELLRVLEAIRVNPDSSVKVAVLQLYSALALCGNGAERLLENGENLLKMVVQCMDSTQPPSVRIEAFKLAQLLAMSEQRCSKMMRLCCEPIVKAIICGLKGCGLSGRQFAKDRISLLVEAGHLALITRWAGEHHIYFWKLGIAGVLSTLLLRKSHKAQQPPHSLSMEELTFIADEGSAFIWEIIVGLVTHCGEDFNPEMNGNDVFISILICCACMTFVESVDPIFEEAANNISSCLASRALLMMIYSPCKYIASQAQSKLSKALKAEGKRYLKSFTDYLCYVSSRDEYGRPDERTFFSIVGLTCYSGLPQYQKYVLQSEGIKMLLAFIKQCLKNDSHLGRLSFASNLQNIFSRWTCCQTCAEDWDGGGILMLFGLWGLAELIHHSGRMRNHPDLFRGQMEYTEVQFINKLQEICSDTSIPGLRWYAAYLLSYFGVYGFPSRLGKRIGNALGEKENTDMQLILKNGESVSIHGVVLMVQCPSLLQTVELPLHKESSDGSSVRQYTESAKKFKKEVHLSSHLRHQPLVKLLEFVYLGYLQAGEDLVKSLKSFAKHCKLQPLLQMLHRNRPKWGMPFPGLDLALALDFDGHTFSDVALEAEATEVMQWTCKFCSVLVPHMHVHKVILWSSCDHFRAMFRSGMQESRSPFIKVPVSWEALVKLVDWLYSDKLPTLVTGCLWDNMDERKKLKELQPYLELCWLADYWLLDDIQEHCSRVINSCLDSSGNLSLEVLQIAARLSLWKLAETAVNRLGPSYSRLRLTGEIEKLDKDLADMVRVASVRHSQDSTKCKLEE, from the exons ATGCAGAAGCATGTAGTCCACTCTATTAGTGCATTTCTTGGATGTATTTCAGCATACACTTGTCAAGATCCACTTGTAAAG GATACAGTTGCTGATATGATTAAGGCATTGGAAGGAATTCTTCAATGCAACAGTGACACTGTATTAATCATTGCAGCAAAGGTCGCATTGAAGTTAGTCCGGGACTTGCCCAGTTCATTGCTGCAATCTCATGTGCTACATCTTATTCAGcctttttcatctttattaTCTTCTCATCAAGTAAAAGTTGCTTCCCGGTGTGCAAATGGTTTGAATCATATCCTCTCATATCTGAGTTTAAAAGAGGATGGAGTTATTTGGGAGATATTGAAAGAAACAAATGCAGTTATTCATATTATCaataatatacaaattttttCCAAAGGGATGGAATCAATTAAACATTTCCAACGGATGGCTTCTCTTCTAAGGAGGGTATTGTGGCGGTGGCCGCCCTCTCGGTATCATGTATGGAATGATGCTGAGTTGTTGAGGGTTTTGGAGGCTATTCGTGTAAATCCTGATTCTTCTGTTAAAGTTGCAGTTTTGCAATTGTATTCTGCTTTAG CTTTATGTGGTAATGGGGCTGAGAGGCTTctagaaaatggagaaaaccTTCTAAAAATGGTGGTGCAGTGCATGGACAGCACACAACCTCCTTCTGTACGGATAGAGGCATTTAAACTCGCTCAGTTGTTGGCG ATGAGTGAACAAAGATGTTCAAAAATGATGAGATTGTGTTGTGAGCCCATTGTCAAAGCCATAATTTGTGGACTGAAGGGGTGCGGCTTGTCAGGTAGACAGTTTGCTAAAGACCGGATTTCTTTGTTAGTGGAGGCAGGTCATTTGGCTCTGATTACTCGTTGGGCAGGGGAGCATCACATTTATTTTTGGAAGCTAGGAATTGCCGGTGTCCTATCTACCCTTCTTCTACGCAAATCTCATAAAGCCCAACAACCTCCACATTCCTTGTCAATGGAAGAACTGACATTCATAGCAGATGAGGGTAGTGCTTTCATCTGGGAAATTATTGTGGGGCTTGTAACCCACTGTGGGGAAGATTTCAATCCTGAGATGAATGGCAATGACGTTTTCATCAGCATCCTTATTTGTTGTGCATG CATGACCTTTGTGGAATCAGTTGATCCGATTTTTGAAGAAGCTGCAAACAATATCAGCAGCTGTTTAGCATCTAGAGCACTTCTGATGATGATTTATTCTCCCTGCAAATACATTGCATCACAGGCCCAATCCAAATTGTCTAAGGCTCTAAAGGCAGAGGGAAAGCGTTATCTAAAATCCTTTACGGATTACCTATGCTATGTCTCATCCAGGGATGAGTATGGAAGACCAGATGAACGCACTTTCTTTAGCATAGTGGGATTGACATGTTATTCGGGTTTGCCGCAGTATCAAAAGTATGTTTTACAGAGTGAAGGAATAAAAATGCTGCTGGCCTTTATAAAGCAGTGCTTAAAAAATGATTCCCATTTGGGAAGGCTAAGTTTTGCCTCtaatttgcaaaatattttcaGTAGGTGGACATGTTGCCAGACATGTGCAGAAGATTGGGATGGCGGAGGCATTCTTATGCTTTTTGGTCTGTGGGGGCTAGCTGAATTGATCCACCATTCTGGTCGCATGAGAAATCACCCTGATTTATTTCGTGGCCAGATGGAATATACTGAAGTTCAATTCATTAATAAACTCCAAGAGATCTGCAGTGATACTTCTATTCCTGGGCTAAGATGGTATGCTGCATACCTTCTTAGTTATTTTGGAGTGTATGGTTTTCCAAGTAGGCTGGGAAAAAGGATTGGTAATGCACTTGGTGAAAAGGAAAATACAGATATGCAACTCATTCTTAAAAATGGAGAATCTGTGAGCATTCATGGTGTTGTTCTTATGGTCCAATGTCCATCGTTACTGCAGACTGTTGAGCTGCCTCTTCATAAGGAAAGTTCTGATGGCTCTTCAGTTAGACAATATACAGAGTCGGCGAAAAAGTTCAAGAAAGAAGTTCATTTATCTTCTCATTTACGTCATCAGCCATTAGTGAAGCTATTGGAATTTGTTTATTTGGGATATTTACAAGCAGGAGAAGACCTTGTGAAGTCATTGAAAAGTTTTGCTAAACATTGCAAACTGCAACCTCTACTACAAATGCTTCATAGAAATCGTCCAAAGTGGGGCATGCCTTTTCCTGGATTGGATCTTGCTCTTGCACTCGATTTTGATGGGCATACTTTTTC GGATGTTGCCTTGGAAGCTGAAGCAACTGAAGTGATGCAGTGGACATGCAAATTCTGCTCTGTTTTAGTGCCTCATATGCATGTCCACAAAGTCATATTGTGGTCAAGTTGTGATCATTTCCGGGCCATGTTCCGGTCAGGGATGCAAGAAAG CCGTTCCCCCTTCATAAAGGTCCCTGTTAGTTGGGAGGCATTGGTTAAACTAGTGGACTGGTTGTATTCTGATAAACTGCCAACACTCGTCACTGGCTGTTTATGGGATAACATGGATGAAAGGAAAAAGCTAAAGGAGCTACAACCGTACTTGGAGCTTTGTTGGCTTGCAGACTATTGGTTATTGGACGATATTCAGGAACACTGCTCAAGAGTGATCAACTCTTGCCTGGATTCTTCTGGAAACTTGTCTCTTGAAGTACTCCAGATAGCTGCTAGgctctccctgtggaagttggcTGAGACTGCAGTAAATCGCTTAGGCCCTTCTTATAGCCGTCTCCGCCTCACTGGTGAAATTGAAAAGCTGGATAAAGACCTTGCTGACATGGTTCGTGTTGCCTCTGTTCGACATTCCCAGGATTCAACCAAATGCAAGTTAGAAGAGTAA